A portion of the Gorilla gorilla gorilla isolate KB3781 chromosome X, NHGRI_mGorGor1-v2.1_pri, whole genome shotgun sequence genome contains these proteins:
- the CLDN34 gene encoding LOW QUALITY PROTEIN: claudin-34 (The sequence of the model RefSeq protein was modified relative to this genomic sequence to represent the inferred CDS: inserted 1 base in 1 codon), producing MVWFCNSADCQFSVFALTTIGWILSSTSMGLVEWRIWYMKDTSLXPPGIACVGIFRVCIYRHRTNSTTTKFCYRYSYQDTFLPFEISMAQCFLLTASIFGFFGRAFNMFALRNMSMRMFEEDTYNSFVVSGILNIAAGVFNLIAVLQNYDAVINSQGITFPPSLQMPFKPDVQEVGTAIQVAGIGVLPMLLTGMFSLFYKCPLYGQVHPGISEM from the exons ATGGTCTGGTTCTGCAACAGTGCCGACTGCCAATTTTCAGTCTTCGCCCTTACCACCATAGGATGGATCCTCTCCTCTACGTCCATGGGCCTCGTGGAGTGGCGAATATGGTACATGAAAGACACCTCAC TACCCCCTGGAATCGCCTGCGTGGGAATATTTAGAGTCTGCATTTACCGGCATCGCACCAACAGCACCACAACCAAATTTTGTTACCGATACAGCTACCAGGACACCTTTCTCCCTTTTGAAATTTCCATGGCTCAATGCTTCCTACTGACTGCCAGCATTTTCGGATTCTTCGGGAGAGCCTTTAACATGTTTGCACTTAGAAACATGTCCATGAGAATGTTTGAGGAGGACACCTACAATTCATTCGTTGTTTCAGGAATTCTCAACATTGCTGCTGGTGTCTTTAACTTAATTGCTGTGCTCCAGAACTATGATGCCGTCATAAACTCACAGGGGATCACCTTCCCGCCATCTCTCCAAATGCCCTTCAAGCCAGATGTGCAGGAAGTTGGCACTGCCATTCAAGTGGCAGGGATAGGTGTCTTGCCGATGCTGTTAACTGGgatgttttctctattttacaaatgTCCCCTGTATGGCCAAGTGCATCCTGGTATTTCAGAAATGTGA